A window of the Bradyrhizobium diazoefficiens genome harbors these coding sequences:
- a CDS encoding type I secretion system permease/ATPase — protein sequence MLMPPIRFPILPQVPTPLHAALWSCAGPLGLVFAYSCSYNLLLFAPSIYLLQIYDRVLSSRSGDTLLLLTLIVAVTVVVGGVFDALRRAVLGRLGAWLDDRLRPCVLSAGLEAAFRSDWTQASGAYRDLTTLRQFVESGACPMLFDALWAPLFLLVLFLIHPLLGVVGGCCVALLFALTVAGELVTEDVLLRSSAALSRSCGRLQTAAGNIHMIRVMGMFDSAARMIHRDAQHARREHDVALRRGEIVSLAAKPVRALSQVLIMGAAAWLVLDHGKSPAIIFASTLMFSRALAPVESAVAGWKSLVTAVSACQRLGALLAAFPAARQQSAGVSPLQAPSGLVVDNVGVRLAGTNHLLLNGVSFRLMPGECLGIIGPSGSGKSLLGQVIAGLSMPTHGRVLLDNTDVSLLREGRSGDRLGYLPQDINLLGDTINDIIARLEDVDRRKVVEAAELVGIHEAIMRLPQGYDTVAHSETTFSRGYRQRLGLARAFFGSPRLIVLDEPNASLDYGGERMLLDAIERMKLAGVILVVVTHRMGLLAATDKIAIMEDGAVAAFGDSEDIFERHLSRPQVTSQIAP from the coding sequence ATGCTGATGCCGCCCATTCGGTTTCCCATCCTGCCGCAGGTGCCAACGCCACTGCACGCGGCCCTCTGGTCCTGCGCGGGACCGCTCGGCCTCGTCTTCGCGTATAGCTGCAGCTACAACCTGCTTCTGTTTGCGCCCTCCATCTATCTTCTTCAGATCTACGACCGGGTGTTGTCGAGCCGGAGCGGCGACACGTTGCTCCTGCTCACGCTCATTGTCGCGGTCACGGTGGTCGTCGGCGGCGTGTTCGATGCATTGCGGCGCGCCGTCCTAGGACGCCTTGGCGCCTGGCTCGACGACCGCCTTCGTCCTTGCGTGCTATCGGCCGGCCTCGAAGCGGCGTTTCGCAGCGATTGGACGCAAGCGTCGGGCGCATATCGGGATCTCACCACGCTGCGCCAGTTCGTCGAGTCCGGCGCATGTCCGATGCTGTTCGACGCGCTCTGGGCGCCCTTGTTCCTGCTTGTCCTCTTTCTGATCCATCCTTTGCTTGGCGTGGTGGGCGGCTGCTGCGTCGCTCTCCTGTTCGCGCTCACGGTTGCCGGAGAGCTGGTCACGGAAGACGTTCTGCTCAGATCCAGCGCCGCGCTGTCCAGAAGCTGCGGTCGCCTCCAGACTGCCGCGGGCAACATCCACATGATCCGCGTCATGGGAATGTTCGATAGCGCTGCGCGCATGATCCACCGTGACGCGCAGCACGCGCGCAGAGAGCACGATGTGGCACTCCGGCGAGGCGAGATCGTTTCACTGGCCGCCAAGCCGGTTCGCGCGCTGTCGCAGGTCCTGATCATGGGGGCTGCCGCGTGGCTCGTCCTCGATCACGGGAAGAGTCCGGCAATCATCTTTGCTTCTACGCTGATGTTCAGCCGGGCGCTCGCGCCGGTCGAAAGTGCTGTCGCAGGCTGGAAATCGCTCGTGACGGCCGTGAGCGCCTGTCAACGGCTCGGCGCACTTCTCGCCGCATTCCCCGCCGCCCGGCAGCAGAGCGCGGGGGTTTCTCCGCTGCAGGCGCCAAGCGGCCTCGTCGTCGACAATGTCGGCGTGAGGCTTGCGGGGACCAACCATCTTCTACTGAACGGCGTCTCGTTCCGCCTCATGCCCGGAGAATGCCTTGGCATTATCGGCCCGTCCGGGTCAGGCAAGTCCCTGCTCGGCCAGGTGATCGCCGGGCTGTCGATGCCAACGCATGGCCGTGTCCTCCTCGACAATACCGACGTCTCGCTGCTTCGCGAGGGCCGAAGCGGCGACCGCCTCGGATATCTCCCCCAGGACATCAACCTGCTCGGCGACACCATCAACGACATCATCGCACGCCTTGAAGATGTCGACCGCCGGAAGGTCGTCGAAGCGGCCGAGCTCGTCGGAATCCATGAGGCGATCATGCGCCTGCCGCAGGGTTACGACACGGTGGCTCACAGTGAAACAACCTTCTCACGCGGGTATCGGCAGCGCCTCGGTCTTGCCCGCGCTTTTTTCGGCAGTCCACGCCTCATCGTTCTCGACGAACCCAACGCCAGCCTCGACTACGGGGGCGAGCGAATGCTCCTGGATGCCATCGAGCGCATGAAGCTCGCAGGCGTCATCCTTGTTGTCGTCACTCACAGGATGGGTCTCCTCGCAGCCACGGACAAGATTGCCATCATGGAAGACGGTGCGGTCGCCGCATTCGGCGACAGCGAGGACATCTTTGAACGGCACCTGAGCCGACCCCAGGTTACTTCGCAGATTGCGCCATGA
- a CDS encoding DUF2486 family protein encodes MNFPQMSDGIRLHHASHHHDGYDGDDEPGLTPSAPLPTDAPGDGAPIHAPGPFAGQFADPGPPPASAKIQHHDSDPVQSEHPAARLASDASHPGMSTVESGANTAGNGGDGYFYGGIIHASLLIYEPINISVSLGYGSVALASQSNNLNVYQSALQMAGIGGHGGSDNIASGGSIGTSLGAGVIASGDNSAGNGGSGYFSGAIVDAPVVIYHPVNIAMAGSGGTAQASQSNTVDIDQSAIQIAGVGGSGGSGNVAAGGSVMTLDPSWGSSNGTGVADVQSGGSQAGNGGDGALHGSLVHSSVVVYDPINVAVAGYGSSIHSLQTNDAYVDQSIVQLAGIGGHGGNGNAEAGGHASHLPQVWGGSDTIATGSNAAGNGGNGYFAGSLIDVSVAIYAPINIAIAGPHSTAVADQVNNVHIDQRAVQIAGVGGDGGYGNLALGGDLSAHLLSDLHLMG; translated from the coding sequence ATGAATTTTCCGCAGATGTCGGATGGGATCCGGCTGCATCACGCCTCTCATCACCACGATGGGTACGATGGCGACGATGAACCGGGCCTTACGCCGAGCGCCCCGCTCCCGACTGACGCGCCCGGCGATGGCGCCCCGATCCATGCTCCCGGCCCGTTCGCAGGCCAATTTGCAGATCCCGGACCGCCCCCCGCGAGCGCGAAGATCCAGCATCACGACTCCGACCCGGTTCAATCCGAACATCCCGCCGCCAGGCTCGCTTCCGACGCATCCCATCCCGGGATGAGCACGGTCGAGAGCGGAGCGAACACGGCCGGGAACGGCGGAGATGGCTACTTTTATGGAGGGATCATTCACGCGTCCCTGCTGATCTATGAACCGATCAACATCTCGGTGAGCCTGGGATACGGCTCGGTCGCCCTGGCCAGCCAGTCCAACAATCTGAATGTCTATCAATCCGCCTTGCAGATGGCCGGCATCGGCGGCCATGGCGGCAGTGACAACATTGCATCGGGAGGCAGCATCGGGACGTCCCTCGGCGCCGGCGTGATCGCAAGCGGCGACAACAGCGCCGGAAACGGCGGCAGCGGTTATTTCTCGGGTGCGATCGTGGACGCTCCTGTGGTGATCTATCACCCGGTCAATATTGCAATGGCGGGGTCGGGCGGCACCGCGCAGGCAAGTCAATCGAACACGGTCGACATCGATCAATCGGCCATTCAGATCGCGGGCGTCGGCGGCAGCGGCGGAAGCGGCAATGTGGCCGCCGGTGGCAGCGTCATGACGCTCGACCCCAGCTGGGGATCAAGCAACGGAACGGGCGTTGCGGACGTTCAATCCGGCGGAAGCCAGGCCGGCAATGGCGGCGACGGCGCGCTCCACGGGAGTCTCGTCCATTCCTCCGTCGTGGTGTACGACCCGATCAACGTCGCAGTCGCGGGCTATGGCTCCAGCATTCATTCGCTCCAGACCAATGACGCCTACGTCGATCAATCCATCGTTCAGCTCGCCGGCATTGGCGGGCACGGCGGCAACGGCAACGCCGAGGCGGGCGGCCATGCCAGCCATCTCCCCCAGGTGTGGGGCGGTTCCGACACGATCGCGACCGGTTCGAACGCCGCAGGCAATGGCGGCAACGGCTATTTTGCCGGCAGCCTGATCGATGTCAGCGTCGCGATCTATGCACCCATCAACATCGCGATTGCAGGTCCCCATTCAACGGCCGTGGCCGATCAGGTCAACAACGTGCACATCGACCAGAGGGCGGTCCAGATCGCCGGTGTCGGCGGCGACGGCGGTTACGGCAATCTCGCACTGGGCGGCGATCTTTCGGCCCATCTTCTGTCGGATCTTCACCTGATGGGATAG